One Romboutsia sp. 13368 genomic window carries:
- a CDS encoding DUF881 domain-containing protein, giving the protein MSKSFIQGKRRLIILCAFILGFLIAIYIKTLNPNRVYITLEEKKNLEKKIETEVEEIDKLKKIKNEYEKSLNEYKYAKKNEASVKDLMNDELNYLKEFTGTSQVSGEGIILTIKDSEKELKENQNPNDLIVHDIDILRIINDLKKAGAKAISINGERLINLSKIKCSGPTIKVNDKTYGQPFVIKAVGNIETLKASVISPESYTNILKEVYGISIKVIYKKDITVNSFKKY; this is encoded by the coding sequence ATGAGTAAGAGTTTTATACAAGGTAAACGAAGACTAATTATTTTATGTGCATTTATATTAGGATTTCTTATAGCTATATACATAAAAACTTTAAATCCAAATAGAGTATATATAACATTAGAAGAAAAGAAGAATTTAGAAAAAAAAATAGAAACAGAAGTTGAAGAAATAGATAAGTTAAAAAAAATAAAAAATGAATATGAAAAATCTTTAAATGAATATAAGTATGCTAAAAAGAATGAAGCATCAGTAAAAGATTTAATGAATGATGAATTAAATTACTTAAAGGAATTTACAGGTACTTCACAAGTATCAGGAGAAGGAATTATTTTAACTATAAAAGATAGTGAAAAAGAGTTAAAAGAAAATCAAAATCCTAATGACTTAATAGTACATGATATAGATATTTTAAGAATTATAAATGATTTGAAAAAAGCAGGAGCAAAAGCTATATCTATAAATGGAGAACGGTTAATAAATTTAAGTAAAATAAAATGTTCTGGTCCAACTATAAAAGTAAACGATAAAACTTATGGACAACCGTTTGTTATTAAAGCAGTAGGTAATATTGAAACTTTAAAAGCTTCTGTTATTTCTCCGGAATCATATACGAACATATTAAAAGAAGTATATGGTATTTCTATAAAAGTAATATATAAAAAAGACATAACAGTAAATTCTTTTAAAAAATATTAA
- the spoVE gene encoding stage V sporulation protein E, whose product MAKGALKKQIDKNIKSEFDSVIFYTTMTLVFIGIIMVFSASFVQSAFKHGDSYYFLKRNIIYATLGFISMMTISNIDYRFWKKNAKVIGIVSVVLLLLVLTPLGIKANGARRWLGFGAFTIQPAEIAKFATIIITSKLIEKRYDDMKSLTKGVLPLLVIPGLFFVLIMLQPNMSTAGTIILVTFVMIFVAGLNMKFVIAMFGSGVGLFLLLALTSEYRLKRILSFLDPFQDPLGNGYQVIQGLYALGSGGLFGMGLGKSQQKWFYIPEPQNDFIFAIIGEELGLIGCAVVIMLFVILVYRCVRIALNCKDIFTCMVVIGIGAQIGIQAALNIAVATSSMPVTGVALPFISYGGTSLIIFMSAVGIVLNISKHVKIN is encoded by the coding sequence ATGGCCAAAGGAGCTTTAAAAAAACAAATTGATAAAAATATAAAAAGTGAATTTGATAGTGTAATATTTTATACTACTATGACTTTAGTATTTATAGGAATCATCATGGTGTTTAGCGCAAGTTTTGTTCAATCTGCTTTTAAGCATGGTGATTCTTATTATTTTCTAAAAAGAAATATTATCTATGCTACTTTAGGATTTATATCTATGATGACGATATCCAATATAGACTATAGATTTTGGAAAAAGAATGCTAAAGTTATAGGTATAGTATCGGTGGTATTATTACTCCTAGTATTAACACCATTAGGAATAAAGGCAAATGGTGCAAGAAGGTGGTTAGGATTTGGTGCATTTACAATACAGCCAGCAGAAATAGCAAAATTTGCGACTATAATAATCACATCAAAACTTATAGAAAAAAGATATGACGATATGAAGTCTTTAACTAAAGGAGTATTACCTCTTTTAGTAATACCAGGATTATTTTTTGTGTTGATAATGCTTCAACCAAATATGTCTACTGCAGGTACCATAATACTAGTTACTTTTGTTATGATATTTGTAGCAGGACTTAATATGAAATTTGTAATAGCTATGTTTGGAAGTGGAGTAGGATTATTCTTACTTTTAGCTCTTACATCTGAATACAGATTAAAACGTATATTATCATTCTTAGATCCATTTCAAGATCCATTAGGTAATGGGTACCAAGTTATACAAGGTCTTTATGCCTTAGGATCAGGTGGTTTATTTGGAATGGGACTAGGAAAAAGCCAACAAAAATGGTTTTACATACCTGAACCACAAAATGACTTTATATTTGCCATAATAGGTGAAGAATTAGGACTTATAGGTTGTGCAGTTGTGATAATGTTATTTGTTATACTAGTTTATAGATGTGTAAGGATAGCATTGAATTGTAAAGATATATTTACATGTATGGTTGTAATAGGAATAGGTGCTCAGATAGGAATACAAGCAGCTTTAAATATAGCTGTTGCAACTTCATCAATGCCAGTTACAGGAGTAGCACTACCATTTATAAGTTATGGAGGGACTTCACTTATAATATTTATGAGTGCTGTTGGTATAGTATTAAACATTTCAAAACACGTCAAAATTAACTAA
- the murG gene encoding undecaprenyldiphospho-muramoylpentapeptide beta-N-acetylglucosaminyltransferase translates to MKVLLSGGGTGGHVYPAIAIANKIKEENPDAEILFVGTEKGIESEIVPKYGYELKTVTVQGFKRKIDLDNVKRVFKLFKGLEQSRKVVKKFKPDVVIGTGGYVSGPVLFNAAMSKVPTVVHEQNSFPGVTNKILAKMVTRVLTSFEDSHQRFPEDTREKLVLTGNPVRKEILVARKSIARRALGITEEKRMVLCYGGSGGSRKINDAMKLVVRNMVKDDVAFIFATGKPYFEEFAKSIEDLNLKPYQKVVPYLEDMANALAASDLVIGSAGAISLAEITALGKPSIIIPKAYTAENHQEYNAKSIEKQGAGIAILEKNLTPESLNDAVTKLLGNKEELLEMANRSKEIGKPEAIDLIYNEIIKIYEANNTKKVSKSKKENKELENNNIDSNIKEDTQNESKVIGIKKK, encoded by the coding sequence ATGAAAGTTTTATTATCTGGTGGAGGAACTGGAGGTCATGTATATCCAGCAATCGCCATTGCAAATAAAATAAAAGAAGAAAATCCAGATGCAGAAATATTATTTGTAGGAACAGAGAAAGGTATAGAATCTGAAATAGTTCCTAAGTATGGATATGAATTAAAAACTGTAACAGTACAAGGATTTAAAAGAAAAATAGATTTAGATAATGTAAAAAGAGTTTTTAAATTATTTAAAGGTTTAGAACAATCTAGAAAGGTAGTTAAGAAGTTTAAACCAGATGTAGTAATAGGTACAGGAGGATACGTAAGTGGACCTGTATTATTTAATGCAGCTATGAGTAAAGTTCCAACTGTTGTACATGAACAAAACTCTTTTCCAGGTGTAACTAATAAAATACTTGCAAAGATGGTTACTAGAGTTTTAACTAGCTTTGAAGATTCTCATCAAAGATTCCCAGAAGATACTAGAGAAAAATTAGTTCTTACAGGAAATCCTGTAAGAAAAGAAATCTTAGTAGCTAGAAAATCTATAGCAAGAAGAGCTTTAGGTATAACTGAAGAGAAAAGAATGGTTCTTTGCTACGGTGGTAGTGGAGGATCTAGAAAAATAAATGATGCTATGAAATTAGTTGTAAGAAATATGGTTAAAGATGATGTCGCATTTATATTTGCAACAGGTAAGCCATATTTTGAAGAGTTTGCTAAAAGCATAGAAGATTTAAATTTAAAACCATATCAAAAGGTAGTACCATATTTAGAAGATATGGCTAATGCATTAGCTGCAAGTGATTTAGTTATAGGAAGTGCCGGAGCTATATCTTTAGCAGAAATAACAGCTCTTGGAAAACCATCTATAATAATACCTAAGGCGTATACAGCAGAAAATCATCAAGAATATAATGCAAAGAGTATAGAAAAACAAGGTGCAGGGATAGCTATACTTGAAAAGAATTTAACACCTGAAAGCTTAAATGATGCTGTTACTAAATTGTTAGGGAATAAAGAAGAATTATTAGAAATGGCAAATAGAAGTAAAGAAATAGGAAAACCAGAAGCCATAGATCTTATATATAATGAAATAATAAAAATATATGAAGCTAATAATACAAAAAAAGTTAGTAAATCTAAAAAAGAAAATAAAGAATTAGAAAATAATAATATAGATTCCAATATAAAAGAAGATACACAAAATGAAAGTAAAGTAATTGGAATAAAGAAAAAGTAA
- a CDS encoding small basic family protein, with the protein MIWILASLALGIVVGFYIPFTYPIEYSLYMSVAILATLDSIFGAVKAGLQNKYDNLIFMTGFIGNALLAMILTYIGDRLGLPLYYVAILVFGSRLFDNLSVIRRHIVTKISHKKRGK; encoded by the coding sequence ATGATATGGATACTAGCGAGTTTAGCGCTTGGAATAGTAGTTGGTTTTTATATTCCATTTACTTATCCAATAGAGTATTCTCTATATATGTCTGTAGCAATACTTGCAACTCTTGATTCGATATTTGGTGCAGTAAAAGCAGGATTACAAAATAAGTATGATAACTTGATATTTATGACAGGTTTTATAGGTAATGCATTATTAGCGATGATATTGACATATATAGGAGATAGATTAGGTCTACCGCTTTATTATGTCGCTATACTAGTATTTGGGTCGAGATTATTTGACAATTTATCGGTTATAAGGAGACATATTGTTACAAAAATTAGTCATAAAAAAAGAGGAAAATAA
- the murD gene encoding UDP-N-acetylmuramoyl-L-alanine--D-glutamate ligase translates to MNLNNKKVLLVGLAKTGISTIKHLNKLGANVIVNDIKDEEKLKEILDELSGLDNVEYILGYHPENVDDIDMTVVSPGVPLDLPFILKLKSKNIEIIGEVELAYRLSQNPTFIGITGTNGKTTTTSLVGEIFKKANKDTYIVGNIGNPVIDTVGVANEDSVLVTELSSFQLESIDTFKPHVSAILNFTEDHLNRHHTMKAYIEAKARIFENQDSEDFCILNYDDKDVRNLSDKVKAKKIFFSRNECLNSGIYLDKEQNIVINIDKEIKLLNKDELSLPGNHNLENCMAAAAIAYVCNIDIDTIRDVLRTFAGVEHRQEFVRNLNGIMFVNDSKATNPDSSIKAVQSYNKQIVLIAGGMDKQSSFDEFLDAAKEHVYALVLLGETAQKIKECAQNKGFNNITVVKDMKEAVNTSYQIAKDGDVVLLSPACASWDMYKSFEVRGIDFKDNVNNLK, encoded by the coding sequence ATGAATTTAAATAATAAAAAAGTCTTACTAGTTGGACTTGCAAAAACAGGTATATCTACAATTAAACATTTAAATAAATTAGGTGCTAATGTAATTGTAAATGATATAAAAGATGAAGAAAAATTAAAAGAAATATTAGATGAACTTTCAGGCTTAGATAATGTTGAATATATATTAGGATATCATCCTGAAAATGTAGATGATATAGATATGACAGTTGTATCTCCTGGAGTACCATTAGATTTACCTTTTATATTAAAGCTTAAATCTAAAAATATAGAAATAATAGGTGAAGTAGAACTTGCTTATAGACTTTCTCAAAATCCAACTTTCATAGGTATAACAGGAACTAATGGGAAAACAACAACAACATCTTTAGTAGGAGAGATATTTAAAAAAGCTAACAAGGATACTTATATAGTTGGAAATATAGGAAATCCTGTAATAGATACTGTAGGAGTTGCTAATGAAGATTCTGTATTAGTTACAGAATTAAGTAGTTTTCAACTTGAAAGTATAGATACATTTAAACCTCATGTAAGTGCGATATTAAACTTTACAGAGGACCATTTAAATAGACATCATACTATGAAAGCTTACATAGAGGCTAAAGCTAGAATATTTGAAAATCAAGATAGTGAAGATTTTTGTATATTAAATTATGATGATAAAGATGTAAGAAATTTATCTGATAAGGTAAAAGCTAAGAAAATATTCTTCTCTAGAAATGAATGTTTAAATTCTGGAATATATCTAGATAAAGAACAAAATATAGTTATCAATATAGATAAAGAAATTAAACTTTTAAATAAAGATGAACTTAGTCTTCCAGGAAATCACAATTTAGAAAATTGTATGGCAGCGGCTGCAATAGCATATGTATGTAATATAGATATAGATACTATAAGAGATGTATTAAGAACTTTTGCAGGTGTTGAACATAGACAGGAATTTGTAAGAAACTTAAATGGAATAATGTTTGTAAATGATTCAAAAGCTACAAATCCAGATTCAAGTATAAAGGCTGTTCAGTCTTATAATAAACAAATAGTATTAATAGCTGGAGGTATGGATAAGCAAAGTAGCTTTGATGAATTTTTAGATGCAGCTAAAGAACATGTATATGCATTAGTATTATTAGGTGAAACTGCGCAAAAAATAAAAGAGTGCGCTCAAAATAAAGGATTTAATAATATAACTGTAGTAAAAGATATGAAAGAGGCTGTAAATACTTCTTACCAAATTGCTAAGGATGGAGATGTAGTTTTATTATCTCCAGCATGTGCAAGTTGGGATATGTATAAAAGTTTTGAAGTGAGGGGTATTGACTTCAAAGATAATGTAAACAATTTAAAGTAA
- a CDS encoding cell division protein FtsQ/DivIB encodes MKKRKIKKNINNSKIVFIFSLLLIIVIILYTCLNSSIFNSKNIVIEGNKYVDKDYIEKILEIKNDKNIFRYNMNNMEKILLDNKYIESVNIKRVFPDTIKISIIEKEICAILHNNNEYCYIDNEGNFIDEINIDNKDNNIVIVNIDYDLNNLQEIKFKNEENKKRLLYLLECIKEESIYKKIEKIDMMQINSIKMYTKDDIKILLNNDESLKYNISKLSMILYDLQSKRQQGGEIDLTIEKYALYRN; translated from the coding sequence ATGAAAAAAAGAAAAATTAAAAAAAATATAAATAATAGTAAAATAGTTTTTATATTTAGTCTTTTATTAATTATAGTTATTATTTTGTATACATGTTTAAATAGTAGTATATTTAATAGTAAGAATATAGTAATAGAAGGGAATAAATATGTTGATAAAGACTACATTGAAAAAATATTAGAAATAAAAAATGACAAAAATATATTTAGATATAATATGAATAATATGGAAAAAATTTTATTAGATAATAAATACATAGAATCTGTTAATATAAAAAGAGTATTTCCTGATACTATAAAAATAAGTATAATTGAAAAAGAAATATGTGCTATATTACACAATAATAATGAATATTGTTATATTGATAATGAAGGAAATTTTATAGATGAAATAAATATTGATAATAAAGATAATAATATTGTAATTGTTAATATAGATTATGATTTAAATAACTTACAAGAAATAAAATTTAAGAATGAAGAAAATAAAAAAAGGTTACTCTATTTATTAGAGTGTATAAAAGAAGAAAGTATTTATAAAAAGATAGAAAAAATAGATATGATGCAAATTAATTCTATAAAAATGTATACTAAGGATGATATAAAAATATTACTAAATAATGATGAATCATTGAAATACAATATATCTAAGTTATCAATGATATTATATGATTTACAAAGTAAAAGACAACAAGGTGGAGAAATAGATTTAACTATAGAAAAATATGCTTTATATAGAAATTAG
- the ftsZ gene encoding cell division protein FtsZ, with the protein MLNFDVEIDGLAQIKVIGAGGGGNNAVNRMVEAGLQGVEFIAVNTDKQALHTSKAGLKIQIGEKLTRGLGAGANPEVGKKAAEESKDEIIKALEGADMVFVTAGMGGGTGTGAAPVIAQLAKEMGILTVGVVTKPFVFEGKVRMKNAEHGIAELKSKVDTLITIPNDRLLQIVQKNTSMLEAFSMADDVLKQGIQSISDLIAVPGLINLDFADVTSVMKEQGLAHMGIGNATGENRAIEAAREAIQSPLLETSIRGAKGVLLNITGGANLGLLEINEASTIVQESCDPEANIIFGASIREDLAEEIRITVIATGFDEAKSMEPELIERVKTVSKPTINPTPVTNTKPVEVEEKEEVAVTREETRRSSILDDDMEIPTFLRRRR; encoded by the coding sequence ATGCTAAATTTTGACGTAGAAATAGATGGTCTTGCGCAAATTAAGGTAATTGGTGCAGGTGGCGGCGGAAATAACGCAGTTAATAGAATGGTAGAAGCTGGACTTCAAGGTGTAGAGTTTATAGCTGTAAACACTGATAAGCAAGCTTTACATACATCAAAAGCTGGACTTAAGATTCAAATAGGAGAAAAGCTTACTAGGGGTCTAGGAGCAGGAGCAAATCCTGAAGTTGGAAAGAAAGCAGCAGAAGAAAGTAAAGATGAAATAATAAAAGCACTTGAAGGTGCGGATATGGTATTCGTTACAGCTGGTATGGGTGGAGGAACAGGTACTGGTGCAGCACCTGTAATAGCTCAACTTGCAAAGGAAATGGGAATCCTTACTGTAGGAGTTGTTACTAAGCCTTTCGTATTTGAAGGGAAAGTAAGAATGAAAAATGCTGAACATGGTATAGCAGAATTAAAATCTAAAGTAGATACATTAATAACTATACCTAATGATAGATTATTACAAATAGTTCAAAAAAATACTTCTATGCTAGAGGCATTCTCTATGGCAGATGATGTATTAAAACAAGGTATACAATCAATATCTGACCTTATAGCTGTACCTGGACTTATAAACTTAGACTTTGCAGACGTTACTTCTGTAATGAAGGAACAAGGTCTAGCTCATATGGGAATAGGTAATGCTACAGGAGAAAATAGAGCAATAGAAGCTGCTAGAGAAGCAATACAATCTCCACTTTTAGAAACTTCTATAAGAGGAGCAAAGGGAGTTCTTCTTAATATAACAGGTGGAGCTAACTTAGGACTTCTTGAAATAAACGAAGCATCTACAATAGTTCAAGAATCTTGTGATCCAGAAGCTAACATAATATTTGGAGCTTCTATAAGAGAAGATTTAGCTGAAGAGATAAGAATAACAGTAATAGCTACAGGATTTGATGAAGCTAAAAGCATGGAACCTGAATTAATAGAAAGGGTTAAAACTGTAAGCAAACCTACAATAAATCCTACTCCAGTAACTAATACTAAACCTGTTGAAGTAGAAGAAAAGGAAGAAGTTGCTGTTACTAGAGAAGAGACTAGAAGAAGTTCTATATTAGATGATGATATGGAAATACCAACTTTCTTAAGAAGAAGAAGATAA
- a CDS encoding DUF881 domain-containing protein, translating into MKIPYKSVIVCSIILGILISLQLKTIKLENEGTTTSKRGEQLLLQLKSLKKESDSLEEEINTIKSNIEKYKDDEGEEVLKSEINKYEKLAGYTDVTGSGIIIKLINNNSDNSIIYNYDLILSMINKLNTAQASAISINDERIVFDTYLDLREDSLYVNNTKIEEPIVIKAIGNKETLESALKIKYGIVWEIEKYYNYKVDIVSNDNIDISGYDKKINNIDVGKLNE; encoded by the coding sequence ATGAAAATTCCTTATAAAAGTGTTATCGTTTGTAGCATTATTTTAGGTATACTAATAAGTCTACAATTAAAAACTATTAAATTAGAAAATGAAGGAACAACTACATCTAAAAGAGGTGAACAATTATTATTACAACTTAAATCATTAAAGAAAGAATCAGATAGTTTAGAAGAAGAAATAAATACAATAAAATCAAATATAGAGAAATATAAGGATGATGAAGGCGAAGAAGTTTTAAAATCCGAAATAAATAAATATGAGAAACTAGCAGGATATACAGATGTAACTGGAAGTGGAATTATAATTAAACTAATAAATAATAACTCAGATAATAGTATAATCTATAATTATGATTTAATATTATCTATGATAAATAAGTTAAATACTGCTCAAGCAAGTGCAATATCTATAAATGATGAGCGAATAGTATTTGATACCTATTTAGATTTAAGAGAAGATAGTTTATATGTAAATAATACTAAAATAGAAGAACCTATAGTTATAAAAGCTATTGGAAATAAAGAAACCTTAGAGTCAGCACTTAAAATAAAATATGGAATTGTGTGGGAAATTGAAAAATACTATAACTATAAAGTAGATATAGTGAGTAACGATAACATAGATATAAGTGGATACGATAAAAAAATAAATAATATAGATGTTGGAAAATTAAATGAGTAA